The following are from one region of the Gemmatimonadales bacterium genome:
- a CDS encoding septum formation initiator family protein codes for MIIGAVVLAMAGFAVEGGEYGSRDLFALQHKVRREREEIARLRHDVDSLVRMGHALKTDSATQERAAREVYGMIRDGEKLYQVVPMDTARQ; via the coding sequence GTGATCATCGGCGCCGTCGTGCTGGCGATGGCCGGGTTCGCGGTCGAAGGGGGCGAATACGGCTCGCGCGACCTCTTCGCGCTCCAGCACAAGGTGCGCCGCGAGCGCGAGGAGATCGCGCGGCTGCGCCACGACGTTGACTCGCTGGTCCGGATGGGGCACGCGCTCAAGACCGACTCGGCCACCCAGGAGCGCGCGGCGCGCGAGGTCTACGGCATGATCCGCGATGGCGAGAAGCTCTACCAGGTGGTTCCGATGGACACCGCACGACAGTAG